In one Nicotiana tomentosiformis chromosome 6, ASM39032v3, whole genome shotgun sequence genomic region, the following are encoded:
- the LOC138894465 gene encoding uncharacterized protein, translated as MRILESHRVDFATFQLEGRARGWWQSYVLGRVEDSPPITWDRFTRIFLDRYIPPSQREELRFQFEQLQQGQMPMTDYEARFSELFRHALMILPTDAERVQRFVAGLHTVIHATMAREVEMGTSYELVIEIARGIEGVHQQSRVQFMRDKRFRYSGEFKGAPSGGRAIQGPPSGYSVPQGQTLS; from the exons atgaggatattggagtctcatagggtagactttgctacttttcagctagagggcagagctcGTGGATGGTGGCAGTCATATGTTCTTGGCAGAGTAgaagattctcctcccataacttgggacaggttcacccgtatcttcctggataggtatattccaccctctcagagggaagagttgaggtttcagtttgagcagctccaacaaGGTCAGATGCcaatgaccgattatgaggcgaggttttctgagttatttcgccatgcacttatgatactaccTACTGAcgcggagagagtgcagaggtttgttgcgggtttacatactgtcattcatgccactatggctcgagaggttgagatgggtacttcttatgagctagtcataGAGATAGCCCGCGGGATTGAGGGTGTACATCAGCAGAGCCGAGTGCAgtttatgagagataagcggttcaggtattctggagagttcaaaggtgctccgtctgggggcagag ctattcaaggtcctcccagtgggtattcggTTCCCCAAGGCCAGACTCTTAgttag